The Prosthecobacter fusiformis sequence GCAGCGATAGCCAGCGCAAGCAGGCCGGCTCTGATTTCACGGATAAATGCAGTATTCATGATCTGAAGAAGTTGAATTTTTTGATGCCGGATCAACAAAAACGGCACTGATAATTTCGTCTCCTTCCCCACCAATGGCTGTAAAATTGTACATTCTGGGATACGGGGCAGATTTCAGTGTGGCAGATGACAAAAAGATGCAATCGCCCCGGTCTAAAGACGTTTACTCCCCCTCCAAATCACTGATGAAGATCAAGACATACTTTCTGTTCGCCCTCGTCGCCACCGGACTTGCCCACTTGCAGGCGGCACCGCCCAAGGCACCCAAACTTGTCGTGGCGATTGTCGTGGACCAGCTTCGTTATGATTACCTGGACCGCTTTCATCATCAGTTCGGCGAAGGTGGGCTAAAATTGCTGACCGATGAAGGAGCCTTCATGACCTTTGCACAGTATGATTACTCTCCGACGATCACCGCCCCGGGGCATGCCAGCTTCTTCAGTGGCAGTTCACCGATGATGCACGGGATCATCGGCAATGAGTGGTTCGATAAACGCACGGGACAACCCATGTACTGCGTGAGCGATGACGCCGTAAACGGTGTAGGCACCGACCCTCAGGGCAAGGCCGGCAAAATGTCCCCACGCAATTTCATCGGCAGCACGGTGGCAGACCAAATGCGCCTGCACTGGGACTCCAAAGTGGTGGCCATCTCCATCAAGGACCGCGGAGCCATCCTGCCAGGGGGCAAGAAGCCCGCAGGTGCCTTCTGGTTTGAATCCGCCACCGGCAATTTCATCACCAGCAGTTATTACATGCAGGAGCTGCCCGCATGGGTCAAAGCCTTCAATGACAGCAAGCGGCCAGATGCCTTCATCGGCCAGACCTGGGAGCGTCTGCTGGATGAAAAAGAATACCTCAATCCCGATGATGCGGCAGGCGAATCCAGCCTGGCTGGAGAAACCACCCGCACCTTTCCTCATCAAGTGATCAAAGAAGAAAAGGACGGTTATGAACCCATCCTCTCCACCCCCTTTGGCAATCAGTTGCTCGCCGAATTTGCCAAGGCAGCCATTGAGGGGGAAAACCTGGGCCAGGGCAGCAAGCCAGATCTTCTTTGTGTCTCCTTTTCATCCAATGATTATTGCGGCCACAGGTTCGGCCCCTATTCACAGGAGGTCCAGGACATCACCCTGCGCATGGACCGGCAGTTTCAGGAATTCTTTGCCTACCTGGACAAAAAGATTGGCCTAACCAATGTGACCATCGTCCTCACGGCGGACCACGGCGTCTGCCCCACCCCAGAAAATGCTCAGGAGCAGGGTCTGGACGCTGGCCGCCCGCCCCTTTCAGACATGATGAATGAATTGCAGGAAAAACTGGCCGAGCGCTTCGGGCCTGGACGCTATTTCCTGGGTGCCAAAATCGGATTCAAGCCACGCCTCAGCGATGGGAACCTGTATTTCAACTATCCCGTGCTCATCGAAAAGCAGCTTTCACCGGAAACCGTCACCTCCTTCGCACGCGAATGGGCTTTATCCACCGGCGTGTTTCATGCCGTTTACGGGCGTGAACAATTGCTGGACGGACGTGCACCAGGAGTCATCGGCCAGCGTGTGATGAAAGGCTTCAACGGCGAGCGCAGCGGGGACATTGTTTTCATTCCGAAACCCTTCCTCATCTCAGGTAGCGGCAAGCCAGGCGCGGGCACCACTCACGGCTCCCCTTTTTCTTATGATACCCATATCCCGGTGCTGTTTTATGGAGCCAGCTTCAAGGCAGGCCGTTATGCCGATGAATTTTACATTACGGACATCGCGCCCACCCTTTCCGCCGCACTCGGCATCCAGGAGCCACCCGCCTGCATGGGCAAGCCGATGGTTAAAATCTTGAAGTAATCACCGGAACTCGGGCTAAACCCGGCGCAGGTATTCGCAACCAAGGCCAGCCGAAAGTGCATCCGAGGTCCCCCCTTAGAGGTATAGTGAGATGAAGATTTCAATCAAGATCATCAATCCTGCACACCCAGGGCTTTCCCTGGTATGGTAAATGCACCTGCCAAGCGGGATCCCCAATTCCCATATGAAAACCAAAACACTCATCGATATCGGCATTAGTGAAGCTGACCGCACCGAGATCGCCGCCGGACTTTCACGACTGCTTGCCGATAGCTACACTCTCTATTTGCAGACTCATAACTTCCACTGGAACGTCACCGGACCGATGTTCCAGACGCTGCATGTGATGTTTGAAACGCATTACACCGAGCTGGCCCTGGCCGTGGATACCATTGCCGAGCGCATCCGCTCCCTGGGCATGCATGCACCTGGAACGTATGCGGAATTTGTGCGCCTGAGTTCGATTGAAGAAGTCCCCGGAGTGCCCAAGGCCAAGGAGATGATCGCGCTTCTGGTCACCGGCCATGAGGCTGTCGTCCGCACTGCACGCTCCATTTTTCCAGTCGTCGAAAAAGCTGCCGATGAAGCCAGCGCGGACCTCCTTACCCAGCGCATCCAGCTCCACGAAAAAACCGCCTGGATGCTCCGCAGCCTTCTCGAAGACTAATCCCGCGCACGAAATCTCCCTGAGATCTTCCGCAGCTAATCCGATACACTCTCTGGCATGTCCGTCGAATTTAAAGACTACTACACCATCCTTGGCGTAAACCGCGAGGCCGGTGAAGACGACATCAAAAAAGCCTTCCGCAAGCTCGCCCGGAAATACCATCCCGATGTGGCCACGGACAAGGCAACCGCAGAGGCTAAGTTCAAGGAGATCAACGAAGCCTATGAAGTCTTGGGAGATCCAGACAAGCGTAAAAAATACGATACGATGGGCGCTCGCTGGGCCGATGACGAAGGCGGATTCCAGCCGCCGCCTCAGAGTGGGACAGGTACTCCCGAGCAAGAATTCCATTTTGGCGGCACGGGCTTCAGTGATTTCTTCGAGCAATATTTCAGCGGAGGCACTCGCTACGGCTTCCCAAATGAGAGTCCCGGCTTCGGCCAAACGCATGCCCAGTCCGGCAATGCACGGCCACGCCGAGGCAGCGATATCGAAGGGGATATCCTCGTCACCCTGATGGAGGCCATGCAGGGAACGGTACGTCCCGTTTCCATGCAGACAGTCAACCGTTCCACGGGCCAGGTGGAGACGCGTGAATTTCAAGTGCGCATCCCCCCAGGTGCCACGGATGGTCGCCGCATCCGCGTGCCGGGGCATGGTGAGCCAGGCCAGGGCGGAGCCGCTGCCGGCGACCTGTTTCTGCGCGTCCGCCATGCTACCCACCCGGACTTTAGCAGCCGTGAAGCAGACATTTATCACGACCTCGACATCGCACCTTGGGAAGCCGTCCTTGGAGCAGAAGTCGTGGTACCAACTTTGGACGGCTCCATTAAATTACGCATACCCGCAGGAGCCGAAAACGGCCAAAAACTCCGCGCACGAAATCGCGGGCTGCCGAAAGGAAAGAACGGCGAAAGAGGCGATTTTTATGTCGTCCTCAATATCCAGCTTCCTGTCACCCTCAGTCCAGAAGAACGCACCCTCTGGGAAAAGCTGCGTGACACCTCCACCTTCCGTGCGCGCCCGGTTTAAACCCACATTGTCACCGAGCCATGACTTCAGATCATTCTTCCACCGAGGCCGGGCCTCTTTATGAGGCAGAAACGGATACTGCCTACTCCATCGA is a genomic window containing:
- a CDS encoding alkaline phosphatase family protein; this encodes MAVKLYILGYGADFSVADDKKMQSPRSKDVYSPSKSLMKIKTYFLFALVATGLAHLQAAPPKAPKLVVAIVVDQLRYDYLDRFHHQFGEGGLKLLTDEGAFMTFAQYDYSPTITAPGHASFFSGSSPMMHGIIGNEWFDKRTGQPMYCVSDDAVNGVGTDPQGKAGKMSPRNFIGSTVADQMRLHWDSKVVAISIKDRGAILPGGKKPAGAFWFESATGNFITSSYYMQELPAWVKAFNDSKRPDAFIGQTWERLLDEKEYLNPDDAAGESSLAGETTRTFPHQVIKEEKDGYEPILSTPFGNQLLAEFAKAAIEGENLGQGSKPDLLCVSFSSNDYCGHRFGPYSQEVQDITLRMDRQFQEFFAYLDKKIGLTNVTIVLTADHGVCPTPENAQEQGLDAGRPPLSDMMNELQEKLAERFGPGRYFLGAKIGFKPRLSDGNLYFNYPVLIEKQLSPETVTSFAREWALSTGVFHAVYGREQLLDGRAPGVIGQRVMKGFNGERSGDIVFIPKPFLISGSGKPGAGTTHGSPFSYDTHIPVLFYGASFKAGRYADEFYITDIAPTLSAALGIQEPPACMGKPMVKILK
- a CDS encoding Dps family protein — protein: MKTKTLIDIGISEADRTEIAAGLSRLLADSYTLYLQTHNFHWNVTGPMFQTLHVMFETHYTELALAVDTIAERIRSLGMHAPGTYAEFVRLSSIEEVPGVPKAKEMIALLVTGHEAVVRTARSIFPVVEKAADEASADLLTQRIQLHEKTAWMLRSLLED
- a CDS encoding DnaJ C-terminal domain-containing protein, whose amino-acid sequence is MSVEFKDYYTILGVNREAGEDDIKKAFRKLARKYHPDVATDKATAEAKFKEINEAYEVLGDPDKRKKYDTMGARWADDEGGFQPPPQSGTGTPEQEFHFGGTGFSDFFEQYFSGGTRYGFPNESPGFGQTHAQSGNARPRRGSDIEGDILVTLMEAMQGTVRPVSMQTVNRSTGQVETREFQVRIPPGATDGRRIRVPGHGEPGQGGAAAGDLFLRVRHATHPDFSSREADIYHDLDIAPWEAVLGAEVVVPTLDGSIKLRIPAGAENGQKLRARNRGLPKGKNGERGDFYVVLNIQLPVTLSPEERTLWEKLRDTSTFRARPV